The DNA window TAAGCTTCGCAGTAGCCGCCTTGCAGCTGTAAAAGTTCTAGGCAAGTCCAAATCAAATGGTCAGGATTTCATCAATGAAGTAGCAACTATTGGAAGAATCCATCATGTTAATGTGGTGCAACTAATTGGTTTTTGTGTAGAGGGATCAAAACGTGCTCTCATATATGAGTTCATGCCCAATGGATCTCTCGACAAATACATATTTCATCGGGAAGGGTATACTTCACTAAGTTGGAGAAAAATGTACGAGATTTCTTTAGGAGTAGCTCGTGGGATCGAGTATTTACACAGAGGTTGCGAGATGCAAATTCTGCATTTTGATATCAAGCCTCACAACATTCTTCTAGATGAGAATTTTACTCCTAAAGTTTCTGATTTCGGACTTGCTAAACTATATCCAACAGATCACAACACTGTCTCTCTTACTGCAGCAAGAGGAACTATGGGATACATAGCACCTGAATTGATCTACAAAAACATTGGTGGTATTTCATACAAAGCTGATGTTTACAGTTTCGGAATTATATTAATGGAAATGATTGGTAAAAGAAAGAATTGGAACCTGGAAATAGATCCTTCGTCCAGCCGAAATTACTTTCCGTTTTGGGTTTATAACCAAATGATAGAAGGAAAAGTTGAAGTCGGAGACGCCACCAATGATGACGAAAAGCGAATAGTAGAGAAGATGGTCATAGTAGCATTGTGGTGCATACAAATGAAGCCGATAAGTCGTCCTCCCATGAATAAAGTTATACATATGCTGGAAGAAGATTTGCAGAGTTTAGAATTGCCTCCTAAACCTGTTCTTTATCCTGAAGAAACACCAAAGATTGGAGAAGAATGTTCAGATGAAAGATggtcttcttcttcatcttctatgTTACTTGACTCTATGGAAACAATTTGTGTTGGCAAGATTTAGCATGTAAGCTCATTGTAGAATTTTACACACATCATgctataaaaatttatttctttcGTTTGTTTATACAATCTTTGATGCGACATATTTCACACTTTTTCTACAAAATAAACACTTTTCCAAACGTAACCTCTCAAAAATACCACGATTAAATCGCACTTAACTCATAAAAAGTGTATATAAAATCCGGTCATCAATCTACTCGgccttaattaattaaatttgatatattaCATTCTGCTATACAAGTTGTGGATCGGAACGACTCTTCTCTCATTTGGTATCACTCGGTTTCAGTTTCAGATATCACTGCCAAGTCTTGGTGTAGATGCCTCCTTGCCATATTTACACCCATTCCTGCAGAAACAAATGAAGCATCTGCAGAGCCAAATGGATTAGGAGGCATTGTTATTAGTTTATTATCTTCTCCTTCCAGCATTTGAACTACAGCCTTCATTGAAGGACGATCCATGGGGTGCCATTGTATGCACCAGAGTCCCACAAATATGAGCTTCTTTGCAATCTTTTCATCTACTTCTTCTTTGATCCTGATCCTTAACTCTTCTCCTTTATCCAAACGATTATATACCCACTCTGGAAAGTAGACTTTAGTGTCATCAACATCTACATTCTTCCTTCCGCTGACCATGTCGAGCAACACCATTCCGAAACTATAAACATCTGATTTATAAGACACATTCCCAAAGTTTCTAGAGAACACTTCAGGAGCTATGTAGCCCATCGTGCCACGAGCAGTGGTCATGGAAATCGCACTCTGATCCTTGGCGCACAACTTGGCCAGACCAAAATCAGAAATTTTCGGGTTGAAATTTTCATCCAACAATATATTGTGAGGCTTGATGTCGAAGTGGAGTATACGTTGATCGCATCCTTGGTGAAGATATTCGATTCCTTTGGCTACACCAAGAGCGATATCTTGAAGCTTCTCCCAACCAAGAGGAATATCCTTGTCATCATTTGAGAATATGGATTTCTGAAGCGATTCATTTGGTAAATATTCGTAAACTAAAGCTCTTCGAAATCCATCAGCACAAAACCCGACCAAGCGAACCACGTTGACATGGTGAATTCTGCCCATTGTTCCTACTTCATTAATGAACTCTTCTCCATTTCCTGTTGAACTGTTGAGAACTTTAACAGCCACAAAGATATCACTAGAAAGGCTTCCTTTAAACACTGATCCGTATGCTCCTTGACCTAACTTGTCCTTAAAGTTATTGGTAATCCTTTTGATATCAGAATACAAATATCTAGCTGGCTTCATAGCTTTGTAATCCCCAAGAAACTTTTCAATccttttttgattttctttttctgctCTATCTGAGCTGTAGATACGAAAAACTACAACCGCAGCTACCACAAGAAGAACGGAACCTATAACAATACCTGCAGACAACACATTTCAAGTCAACAACTCACAGCTGAAAGATACCAGGCAGAATCATTCACTAAATAGAACTGTCAATTTGTGACTGTAAGGCACAAACTATTATGACGGCAAGGTTGTGACAGTATTGTCCGTCACAAAATGTTGTGAGAATTGTGATAGCAATAGCATTGTCCGTCATAAAATGTTGCGACGTCTGTCTTACAAAGTTGTCGCAACAACCACAACTCTGTCACAAGTTCAAAAATAGCAttaatccgtcacaaatttatGACAGATTATGTCTATCACAATTTGATTATCTTTGTGATGGAATTATGCGATCATAATTCCATCACAAGTTCAAAAATCCGTCACAAGTTCAAAACTAGCATTAATCCGTCATAAATTTGTGGCAGACTATGCCGGTAACTGTTTTTCATAGTTAAGTATCTAACTTCAAGATTAAAATGCCAGTTTTGCAGACAACTCACCTGAAATCATCAACTTGAATCCGACGCGACTAGGTCCTTTCGGTTTCTCAACACACTCAGTCTCAAATCTAGTACTATTCTCCCTAAACTTACAATTCATACCCTGTCCTTCACAAATCCCACAACCTGGTCTAGTCCAATTCAACTGAAGAACATTATCACTGCTCACAAACTCCAAAGGAACCGAAGAAACATTATACATCTTGGTACAAAACGCAAGATCAGTAAACATAACATTAGTCTCAGCAATAAATGCATAAACATCATAACCAGGAACACTAAGACAAGGCATACGCACGTATTCATTTCTATCTAAAGACGAACAATTAAACAAATAGTAATCAGACTGAATAAAATATCCGTATTTGTAAGGAGTATTAGATAACTTGAAGTTCAAGATTTGTTTTGGAAGACAATTGTTGGGATCATAAGTGTAAAGAACCTGAGAAACATAGTCAATTCTGTCAATGTAGAGCTTGACTGAATTTGGCAGCTCAAGTAATGTATGTTTTGATTCTGTGCAAGATAGATCGAACCCGGGATAGCCACAGAGGTCTGGTTGTTTGTTCTTGATTCTGAAAGGAAATCGAATCGGAGGGCCATTGCTTCTGCATCTTGTTTCTTGGCAAAGATTGAAGCTTTTTCCATGGGTGATAAGGAAAAGGAGCGGTAAAATGTAAATTGAAGAGAGATTCATAAGAAAGAAATGATTTTTATGAAGTGGGTTGTGTTGAATTTGAGTAACTGGTTTGATTTGAATGATCAGGTGTGGTGGGAGTGATCCATAGCTTGTATTTGAACAGCTTGGTTGCCATTTTCTTACAAGATAAGATGACTGGTCAAAGGTTTGAACTTGCCCACTTGCTGATATAATAATTCCCATATTTAGCACCTTGTTTGGTCACAAATATTAAAGGCCTAATTGCGTAAAGCCCCACCTTGAACCTTTTtgggttttttacacaaataaCTCAAAACAGGGTTTCATTAATGTTTTTACCTCAGGAAAATTTAATGTGCAACAATctcccaaaataaaaaatttattttcacaaATTTCCCATAAACTGATTTTAATATGAAACTGGACATTTATGCCCCTTATGCTTAAAGTAACATAGACGAAGCAATTTGGCAGCCGTTGGCGGAGAAGCAGTCTGACAACGGTCGGACGGAGAAGCAGATCAACGGAGAAGTAGTTTGACAGCGGTCCAACGGAGAAGCAGATCGGCAGCGGTCCGGCGGAGAAGAAGTTTGGCGGAGGTCTAGCAGCGGTTCGGCGGAGAAGAAATTTGGCGGAGGTCTGACAGCGGTCGCGCCGAGTTTAGCGTTAGAAGAGAGTTTAACATCGAGATctctttcaaaaaaatttgcCCACATTTTTCAGTATTATATTCTATAGAAATGGCTGCAGCTGCTACACCGGCTATGTTGACGGCGGGTTCAGTTTTTCAGAGAATGAATATTGttctattttaattgtttttgttttaattgataTGTTCTTAAGTCTTtcaaattgttttatattttgtgtttttatttatgCTCATTATATGTTTGATAAAAGTCCTGAATGAAAAAGTGTTAAAACATACAAAATCAATCTCAGGTTTGCAATTTTTTGAAGTTTGTGTCTGTAAAGAGTTTTCTGGTACATATATCCCATTTGAAGCTctactaaattaattattgatcCAATTATATGCAAACAAATCACATTATTCATTCAATCAATTGATTATTGTTATGCAATAGAATGATGACCAAAATGCTTCTGCATATTTGCTTATTTGTGTTGCTGGTTTATATAGTTTCCATTATTGGTCTTGTAGTAATGGCTACATTTGCATGAACTCACTTGTTATATCTCTACTCATACATTTCATTAGGTCAGATTAATTTCATTTACATTTCACGTCACTACCAATTCATTTTTGCTCTTTGTTACGTAGATAGTAGACTTGAAATGTGGAAAAACTCTTCCAAAGGCAAATTGTGAAATCAGAAGTCAGAATCAAACTAAATATGTTCATAAGAACTGTACCAAAAAATTCAGTATGTGGTATTATTTCAGGTTCACATacagttcacatcaggttgcttttcagttttatagactatcaattacatttcacttaaaaatatatgttcaatttttataatagaatatatctcaaaattctctttatataaaatatcagataagattgtaaagagtagtaaaacaaatttaataaaaaaatgaattaaaatagttcagttgatataggttcatatcaggttcacataaggttgatttttggttttataaactatcaaatacattttacttaaagagatattcaatttgtatattacattaaattttaaaattttatctatataaaatgtcaattaagattataaagagcactaaaataaattttataaaaaaaatgaattaagataatttagttgatataggttcatatcaggttcacctcaggttgattttcggttttatagactatcaaatacaatacacttaaaagagatatttaatttgtatattacactaaactttaaattttctttatatataatgtcatttaaaattgtaaagaaaagtagacaaattttatcaaaaattgaattaaactaaTTAGTTGACATAAGTTCACATCGGAttgatttttcagttttatagaatgttaattacatttcacttaaaaatagttattcaatttttataatagacTATATCTCAAGATCTCTctatataatatatcaaataagatCGTAAAGagtagtaaaataaattttataaaaaaataaattaagatggttcagttgatataggttcatatgaGGTTCATATgaagttgatttttggttatagacaatcaaatactttttttacttaaaagagatatttaatttgtatattacactaaatttcaaaattttatctatataaaatgtcagttacgATTGTAAAGAGTAGTAagacaatttttataaaaataaatgaattaaaatagtttagTTAATATAGGTCCACATCAGGTTAATATTAggtcaatttttgattttatagacTATTCACCGACGACCAACATTTTTCACAAATCTGAACTATAAGCATCACTACTAAAACTAAAAACAGAAGACCAACATATACATGAGTATCCAGATGCATTTCATCAGATAAAAATGAAATCATCAATCTCTTATTACcttcatcatttttaatttttcataacttttaattaaaagatgGTGATCATTATCTATTCCATATGCTGACAAGTGACAAATTGCTCCAATATAGACAATTTTGTGCAGTTTTCATCGATCCCTGTTTCCATACCGGCCTCTTCTTATTATAGGTTTCAGTCTCTTCAATAACACACATCTGCAAGTTTATTCCTTGTAAATAAATTTGCTATAATTTTACCATTTTCTCATTATCTTCCTTGGTAATTCTCCACTCATCTGGAAAATCAATCTCCACTTCCTTCCCCACCCACCccttcatttttttcaattttgacaaCTTCTgtatcttcttcatcatcaacATAATCATTGTTGTCAACAAAAGTATAAACAACATCCACCACAAATGTCACAGAAATTCAACGTTCTGGACAAATTTTTGAAATCGATGAACGGTCTTATTAAGGATTACATTGTCGGCGTCTCGTTCATGTTTTATTTTTCCGGCCATGGATCATATCAGTTGGTAGTGATGAAATTGATTGATTTCGTGAAGCTATTCATTGACTTGATTTTTTCGACCGATGGTGTCCTGTTCACGTTTATTTTCCGGCGATGAATCATATTAGTTGGATTTCTCTAGTGATGGAATTGATTGATTCCTCGACTTGATTTTGCCGACCAACCACTGCCGCTCACTTCGTGCAGACCAGAAATCACCATAGTCGGAGCAACAACCATCACATGTAAAACCAGCACCTCCGGCCACCAAAACCCATCTATAACCTTTAAATTCTATCACTGTAACGTATAAGAGAAGGGAAAGTGAGGGGGAGGGAATCAGGTGCATAAAGTACACAGTGGTAAGTATAAGACAAGGATAATTTAGTAATTTGTGAATGAAAGGGGTAGAGctgaaaatggaaaattaaaaaagagggatttttgctaaaaaaattatgttgagtcactaacataaacttttcagATTTTGAGGTATATGGTGACATTTTCTCAACCTTTTTTTCGTCtataccctgatcttgtaaaaTCGTCATTTGTAcccatttttaagtttttatatttcatccCTACCAGAAGCATTAAATAGTATTAGTACTCTTTTCAttcggaaaaaaatttaaaataattcttaaattttaatctacatactaattaaatattgatgttaataataatataaaaataccatcttcttcaaaaaaatttaaaataataattaatttaatttaattttttctttatttctcgAAGCAGCCACCGCTCCTTCTCCATGGAAAAGGAGCGGCAGCTCCTTCTCCAAAAGTGGAGAAGGAGCGAGCTGCTCCTTCTCCACGGTTAAGGAGCGGCCGCCGCTCCTTCTCCGATGAGGAGCGGCGGCGGCTTTTCGGTTGGTTccggatttttttaaaagatacaTGACCTTTCAAAACAAGTTAAAAGGCGGGTTTGACCCtttattcaaaagtaaaattatGATTTGCATTTCAAACAAACAAAGCCTTAAATTAAGTCAACCCTATCCCTTTTTTCCAATAATTCGTACCATTCATAGCCTACAAATTTGAATTGATCAGAACAGTGGAATCAGTCAAAAGCTCAACTCAACTTCATGCCGAGTCTAGTTCCCTCTTCAAATCTAAAGAAAATGAAACTTGCCAAGAAAAAAACCATTCATTTCTAGACAACAAGGTTATCCAAATATTTTTGCTTCAATGTCAAGATCAAATCTTTTTTTCTCTGTGATCCCGACCCTTGTTTCTGTTGttgttcttgttcttgttcttgAATTATCCACCAAACTATGCAATGCCCAGATGAACCATATCTGTCCACCTTCTTCTTGCGGCCAAATCCACAACATTTCTTACCCTCTAAGATTAAAAACTGACCCCCAACACTGTGGCTTCCCATCATATGAACTTTCTTGTGAAAACAATCAAACAGTTTTATACTTATACTCCGGAAAATACTATGTTCAAGCCATAGATTACTCTAATTCCTCACTTAGAATAGTTGATGCTGCTATATCTAAAGATGACTGCTCTTCACTTCCTCAGTTTTCAATGACTGGCTCTAATTTCAGCCATACGGATCCATATACTAATGTAGAAAGATGGTGGGATTATGATTATAACACGACACCGGAGCGTAATAAGGTTGTAACTTTCTTGAAATGTGCTAACCCTGTGAATTCTTTAATGTATGTGGACGCTGGGGTTTGTAGGAGTGAGGAGTTTTCTTATGTTATTGATAATTTTACTAGTGTAGCTGATGTAGTGAATTCTTGTAGAATTGATTTGATGGTTTTGTCAGCTGCAGTAGCTAGAGTTGGTAGTAATGTTTCGGTTCTTGATGTTCGTAATGATTTGGCATTCGGGTTTCGTATTTGGTGGGATCATATTACTTATGTGACTTGTAAAGGAAAGGAATATGGATATCGGGATTATGAGTGGTTCAGGCCTGACTGCTCAGAAGGTACtaaaaaagaattgaaatttcagttttgtttcgttttgATTTTCGTATTCGTTTTTGTGTATGTAATGGTAGCTGATGAAGCTGGCGTAACCCTTATGTTTAACACCTATGTTTGAGTTAGATTATGTACTTAACAGAAATAAAGAACCCTGATCTGCTTTGAAACTTCTTTGATTCTCTCTAAGACTATAGTTTTCCTTAACCAAACTGAAAAACATTTGATTTATTCGGATTTATCTTGCTTCAGTTACAAGTGACTATTATTATGATGATGAACTGCGAAATGTTTCTGAAATGCTGAGTCTTTAATTTTGTGTGTAACATTGGGCTGATGCCACTCTGTTCTTAATCTTTGCAGGGTTCACTCTGAGAGATTTAATAGACCAAATCAGAGGTAAGGCTCTTTTTCGGAAATCTGCGCTAGCAAACGGCATTTATGGACATTTTAGGACAGATTAAAATTTGGCTTTTTTTCTCTTGCTATAACAGTCAGCAtgtagttttttaattttagctatCGTGCTCACAGCTTTGATTTTCCTTTTCTACAGCGGCCCGCTGGCTCATCTTGATGATTATTGGTAAGCACAATTTGTTTCCTGATGATATAAAAAAGATAGAACATATATGGCAGGATTATAGTGGACATGGAAATGCttttaatgatataattttatcgTATAGGAGCGCTTGTTGCGACAAAACACATCCTCTGCACTCCTTGTGTGTTGGCATTCTTGGTCTACACATGGTCGAGGAGGCATGTATCAATGTACGACAGCATAGAAGAATtccttcaaaatcaaaatgacCAGCTTGGTCCAGTAAGGTATTCTTATTCAGCTATTCGGAAAATGACCAACGGCTTTAAGGATAAGTTGGGCGAAGGAGGGTACGGTTCTGTATATAAAGGAAAGCTTCGCAGTGGCCGTTTTGCAGCAGTAAAGATATTAGGCAAGTCAAGCGCAAATGGCCAAGATTTTATCAACGAAGTGGCATCCATCGGACAGGTTCACCACATCAATGTAGTACAACTGATTGGTTTTTGTGCCGAGGGATCAAAACGCGCTCTTGTATACGATTTCATGCCTAATGGATCTCTCGATAAATATGTTTTATCTCGAGAAACGAATATCCATTTGAGTTGGAAAAAGATGCACGAGGTAGCACTTGGAGTTGCTCGTGGCATTGATTATCTTCACCGAGGCTGTAAGATACAAATTTTGCATTTTGACATCAAACCTCATAACATCCTCCTCGATGAGAATTTCGTTCCAAAAGTTTCGGATTTCGGACTTGCCAAACTCCAGGCAACAAGTGACAGCAATGTGACACTTACTGCAGCAAGAGGAACAATTGGATACATAGCACCCGAATTGTTCTACAAAAACATCGGGGGTGTTTCATACAAAGCCGATGTCTATAGTTTCGGAATGTTATTAATGGAAATGGTGGGAAAGAAAAACAACTCAAATGCAGAAGCAGAACATTCCAGCCAAACATACTTCCCAAACTGGGTCTACAACGAAATCATCGACGGAAAAGTTGAACTCGAAAACGCTACAGAGGACGAAGAAACGTTGGCCAAGAAGATGATAACAGTAGCATTATGGTGTATACAAATGAAGCCTAGTGATCGTCCTTCAATGAACAAAGTTGTAAAAATGCTTGAAGAAGATTTGGAAAGCTTACCAATACCTTCTAAGCCTGCTCTTTGGCCAGAACAAACAGTATGTGAAAATGAAGAGGATGAGTATACAGGTGATACATGGTCATCTTCTATATTACCATCTGCTTCTGAAACAAGTAGTTTACTTACGAATTCATATTGACTCACATATCAAAAATTATCGAACCACAAAGAACCATGAAGTGTGTATTCTAATCTTCTGTGCATATATACATAGAAAAAGTTATAATTGTAACTGAAGCATTTTGAGCAAACACTGTAATACTGTGATGATTTTAGTTTATCTGCAATCTTTTCAAGCTATAGTTCATCGGTACATTTTGATACATATACAATCCTATTAATATTTATGGAATTTAGTTTGATGAATGAAGGGTTCTATTAGGTAGCACACGTTccgttttgaaaacattttggATGCTTGATGTTTCGGACACGTTCCGTAAAAAATCTTAGAATAACAAAATTTTGTCGTGTCTAATATCCGAGTGTAAAATTCTTATGTTCATCCGAcatacaatttaaaatatactatatGTCTACCATCAAACTGGAGCTGGTGTGTTCTTAATTTAGAATTTTGCTTTGGGTCATTATGCATATAACGTGTCTGATAAAATGTCTGACTGAGAGCTTTAAGTAAGACCCAATTTTTCATCGACTTGCCTTTGGAGCCATGTGGAACTTGACAAACAAATCAGACAAGAAACCTTGGGGCAGTGGACCAAAAATGATATGGTAAGCTCTCTGtcttttcttttgaaattttcttttttgtcaTTATTTAACTCTACAATGTATACTAAGCAAAAACTAgcataaattttatttggttGGCATGTCCCAGGTATGTTCATTTGCATTCATCTTGACTTGTTTAGCAAGCAAAAACTAGCTAAAGTAGCTCAGCCATTGATAGGACGGCTGTGAAATTCCTTTCTCTCGCATACGCTCTCTTTTTCGCATCTATGTTTTTGGAAAAACTTCTGTCTGGAGGCAGTTTTGCCCTTTTCATAGTTCTTCTATTTCAAGTTCCTTGTAACGCCCAAATAAATCATACCTGTGAAAACCCTTCTTCTTGCGGAAATCTCGTTAGCATTGCCTACCCTTTCCGACTAAAAGGTGATCCATCAAACTGTGGTGATCCTAACTATGAACTAACTTGTGAACATGATCGAGCCTTTATGAATTTGTACTCGGGAAAGTACTATGTAAAGTCCATCAATTACGATAATTCAACAATTCGACTCGCTGATGTTGGTGTGCAGGACGGAAATTGTTCGTCCCTTCCTCTGTATCCTTTAAACTATTACAACTTCAGTTTTGACCCTCAGTATTGGCCACCATATGACCTAACTGATCTTATAATGTTCCTGAGTTGCAAAGCTAGAGTGAATTCGGAACTCTATATCGATGCTTCATCTTGTCTTGATGGAAACGGTCACCAATATGCTCTAGTTGGCAATAGGAAGGCTTCAGATGTGGAAGATGAATGTTCCGTAAATTTAATTGTAATGGCTAGGAGTAGGACAACTTCACAAACTATTTTTAGTAACCTTTCGTTTATGGATGTCCATAATAATCTGTTGTTTGGTTTTGATCTTTCATGGTCTCCAATTATCTGTGAAGATTGCCAAGGCCAAGGGTATTGCATGTTTGATCAAGCCACCAATGTTGTTGAATGCGCTAATCCCTGCAATTTGGACCACATTTCATCTTTCAGTTGTGCGTAGTAATTTCTTTTGAAATACATGCTTTCAGTTTTTCTTGGCACTAGCTTTAATTTACCCTGACAAATTATTGTCTTCTTAAGCACGTCTTCAAATTTTTATCTTGATTTATGCAGGCGCCATGGAGCTTTTTGTATATTCTATTCTACCCGGTAAGTATCAACATttccattttatatatatatatatatatatgtcttACTCAATATGATTGCTTTGATAAACCGGCGCAATTTCTTACAGATTTGGTTTGTTATGATAATAATCTAAGGGAAGCATATGCCTTAAGCTTGGTCGGCTTTAGGCTTTAGACGAGAATGATTGATATAGTGTCATTTTTCATTATAATTGTGAAGATTTGTAGTTATGATGGACTTATATCTTGATACTATCTTGTATTTCATGCAGATTTGGTTTATTATGGAGTCTCTGTGATTGGTAAGACATTACTTTTGCATGAGTTTTTTCACTTTGTTTTTCAATAGAATTAATGGAGGAAGAACTCTCAAACAATAAGGATAGACTGgttcaaataaaatgaaagaaacCAACCTTGTAGGAGGAAAATTTCTCATCTATCGGTGCTTAGCTGCGTATTGCACCCAATGATGAGACGAGTAAATGGTTAAATATTTCTTAACGAGTTTCACACTTTCATTAGTCAAGTTTAAAGAACCAAGGTTATCTAGCAGTAATTGAAGGTTCAACTAAATGAGTCAAGTGTAAAGCAAAATTATCCTATTcgggaaaaatatatttttaatgatcTGTTGACTTTCCTATGCAGTATTAATTTTAGGTGCCAAAACTATTTTTGGGGCTCCATTTGTCTTCATATTTCTGATAtacaaatggagaagaagacaTTTATCAGTGTTCGACTCGGTTGAAGAGTTTCTTCGAAGTCAAAACAATCTCATGCCAGTAAGGTACTCCTACTCAAAACTTAGGAAGATGACTAATGATTTCAAAGAAAAATTGGGTGAAGGAGGCTATGGTTCTGTATACAAAGGAAAGCTTCGGAGTGGCAACCTTGTTGCAGTCAAGATATTGGGAAAATATAATGCGAACGGGCAAGAATTCATCAATGAAGTTGCTACCATAGGAAGGATTTATCATGTTAATATTGTCCGACTTATTGGCTTTTGTGCCGATGGTTCTAAACGAGCTCTAGTGTATGATTTCATGCCTAATGGCTCCCTTGAAAAACACACTCTTTCTCAAGAAAACCGTACCTCTTTGAGCTGGGACAGAATGTTTGAGATTTCTCTTGGAGTGGCCCGTGGTATTGAATACTTGCATCGAGGCTGCGATATGCAAATCCTTCATTTCGATATTAAACCTCATAACATACTTCTTGATGAGAATTTCACTCCAAAAGTTTCAGATTTTGGACTCGCTAAACTGTATCCAACTAATGACATGGTGGTGTCT is part of the Mercurialis annua linkage group LG3, ddMerAnnu1.2, whole genome shotgun sequence genome and encodes:
- the LOC126671945 gene encoding rust resistance kinase Lr10-like; this encodes MFLEKLLSGGSFALFIVLLFQVPCNAQINHTCENPSSCGNLVSIAYPFRLKGDPSNCGDPNYELTCEHDRAFMNLYSGKYYVKSINYDNSTIRLADVGVQDGNCSSLPLYPLNYYNFSFDPQYWPPYDLTDLIMFLSCKARVNSELYIDASSCLDGNGHQYALVGNRKASDVEDECSVNLIVMARSRTTSQTIFSNLSFMDVHNNLLFGFDLSWSPIICEDCQGQGYCMFDQATNVVECANPCNLDHISSFSCAMELFVYSILPDLVYYGVSVIVLILGAKTIFGAPFVFIFLIYKWRRRHLSVFDSVEEFLRSQNNLMPVRYSYSKLRKMTNDFKEKLGEGGYGSVYKGKLRSGNLVAVKILGKYNANGQEFINEVATIGRIYHVNIVRLIGFCADGSKRALVYDFMPNGSLEKHTLSQENRTSLSWDRMFEISLGVARGIEYLHRGCDMQILHFDIKPHNILLDENFTPKVSDFGLAKLYPTNDMVVSMTAARGTIGYIAPELFYKNIGGVSYKADVYSFGMLLMEMTGNRKNNIVTGNSSQSYFPFCVYDQILHGMEINIEDTTEDENKIVKKMVVVALWCIQFNPMDRPSMTEVVKMLEGESESIQLPPRLFLYPEETLVRETTPWSLSGSIKSTSLIGYEM
- the LOC126671944 gene encoding rust resistance kinase Lr10-like, coding for MSRSNLFFSVIPTLVSVVVLVLVLELSTKLCNAQMNHICPPSSCGQIHNISYPLRLKTDPQHCGFPSYELSCENNQTVLYLYSGKYYVQAIDYSNSSLRIVDAAISKDDCSSLPQFSMTGSNFSHTDPYTNVERWWDYDYNTTPERNKVVTFLKCANPVNSLMYVDAGVCRSEEFSYVIDNFTSVADVVNSCRIDLMVLSAAVARVGSNVSVLDVRNDLAFGFRIWWDHITYVTCKGKEYGYRDYEWFRPDCSEGFTLRDLIDQIRAARWLILMIIGALVATKHILCTPCVLAFLVYTWSRRHVSMYDSIEEFLQNQNDQLGPVRYSYSAIRKMTNGFKDKLGEGGYGSVYKGKLRSGRFAAVKILGKSSANGQDFINEVASIGQVHHINVVQLIGFCAEGSKRALVYDFMPNGSLDKYVLSRETNIHLSWKKMHEVALGVARGIDYLHRGCKIQILHFDIKPHNILLDENFVPKVSDFGLAKLQATSDSNVTLTAARGTIGYIAPELFYKNIGGVSYKADVYSFGMLLMEMVGKKNNSNAEAEHSSQTYFPNWVYNEIIDGKVELENATEDEETLAKKMITVALWCIQMKPSDRPSMNKVVKMLEEDLESLPIPSKPALWPEQTVCENEEDEYTGDTWSSSILPSASETSSLLTNSY
- the LOC126671942 gene encoding rust resistance kinase Lr10-like yields the protein MGIIISASGQVQTFDQSSYLVRKWQPSCSNTSYGSLPPHLIIQIKPVTQIQHNPLHKNHFFLMNLSSIYILPLLFLITHGKSFNLCQETRCRSNGPPIRFPFRIKNKQPDLCGYPGFDLSCTESKHTLLELPNSVKLYIDRIDYVSQVLYTYDPNNCLPKQILNFKLSNTPYKYGYFIQSDYYLFNCSSLDRNEYVRMPCLSVPGYDVYAFIAETNVMFTDLAFCTKMYNVSSVPLEFVSSDNVLQLNWTRPGCGICEGQGMNCKFRENSTRFETECVEKPKGPSRVGFKLMISGIVIGSVLLVVAAVVVFRIYSSDRAEKENQKRIEKFLGDYKAMKPARYLYSDIKRITNNFKDKLGQGAYGSVFKGSLSSDIFVAVKVLNSSTGNGEEFINEVGTMGRIHHVNVVRLVGFCADGFRRALVYEYLPNESLQKSIFSNDDKDIPLGWEKLQDIALGVAKGIEYLHQGCDQRILHFDIKPHNILLDENFNPKISDFGLAKLCAKDQSAISMTTARGTMGYIAPEVFSRNFGNVSYKSDVYSFGMVLLDMVSGRKNVDVDDTKVYFPEWVYNRLDKGEELRIRIKEEVDEKIAKKLIFVGLWCIQWHPMDRPSMKAVVQMLEGEDNKLITMPPNPFGSADASFVSAGMGVNMARRHLHQDLAVISETETE